A window from Cryptomeria japonica chromosome 1, Sugi_1.0, whole genome shotgun sequence encodes these proteins:
- the LOC131043595 gene encoding WUSCHEL-related homeobox 2, producing MNNMVTNNKNACFSCSEDFNGEAEGQPAASVRWNPTREQIAILESLYSQGIRTPTAQQIQQITSRLRMYGNIEGKNVFYWFQNHKARERQKEKQQKLIYFNQFFPSSQENAFAGSTNIGSDSYISMHSPINGLSKEPETSMLMAERQWMDPNTMPFNRSMSLKSDNLTGETSSNHEEFLSLQMDYTHSEENQHGFCTSNERETLQLFPLHPGVSAMNDIQEDTSVSPPKYI from the exons ATGAATAATATGGTGACAAACAATAAGAATGCTTGCTTTTCTTGCTCTGAAGATTTCAATGGAGAAGCTGAAGGCCAGCCGGCTGCAAGTGTGAGATGGAATCCCACGAGGGAACAGATTGCCATTTTGGAGAGCCTGTACAGCCAAGGGATTCGAACTCCCACTGCCCAACAGATTCAGCAGATCACAAGCAGACTGAGAATGTATGGAAACATTGAAGGGAAGAATGTGTTTTACTGGTTTCAAAACCATAAAGCTCGGGAGAGACAGAAGGAGAAGCAACAGAAGCTGATCTACTTCAACCAGTTTTTTCCTTCTTCCCAAGAGAATGCCTTTGCAGGCAGTACAAATA TTGGGTCTGACTCCTACATCTCAATGCATTCTCCTATAAATGGGCTTTCTAAAGAGCCGGAGACTTCCATGTTAATGGCAGAG AGACAATGGATGGATCCCAATACAATGCCCTTCAATCGTTCGATGTCGCTCAAAAGTGATAACTTGACTGGGGAGACCTCTTCTAACCACGAAGAGTTTTTAAGCCTGCAGATGGATTACACTCACTCAGAAGAAAATCAACATGGTTTTTGTACTTCAAACGAACGTGAGACTCTCCAGTTATTTCCTTTGCATCCTGGTGTTTCTGCCATGAACGATATACAAGAAGATACAAGTGTATCACCCCCTAAGTACATTTGA